The Aminiphilus circumscriptus DSM 16581 genome contains a region encoding:
- a CDS encoding TldD/PmbA family protein, whose translation MREIARRQDVESIAEWLLGEAKRSPDVEGADVFYVAGVGSSLSLRDGAIEEDSSGLSCGIGLRSLLSDGRQGVAFVNGLDRRMMDSLAEWSVHNARTSVADPHVGLSDLLDRGDAPNLDVEDEAVYALTREDRLREAHQLHSMVAGKDPRIVSVRSAFWHDGWGESFYANTNGSRLWHRGTGVGCGVTLVMQDGEDMEMGGSGEELRFLEDLRSETVAALAVEHTARTLGGRPVPTGKYTLVLSREVTAALLDELGELFLASNVQKGRSLLKGKMGLTIAPPCFSIVDDGRLPRQLGTAPFDGEGVPTGRTLLLDRGCVAAFLYDLRSARIDGVRSTGNGTRGISSVPDVGATNLFLLPGTASLESLLRDARQGLYVTELLGLHTVDTVSGEFSLGAKGVVIREGSLSEPFAGVTMAGNLLEFLERIVAVGEDLKFFGSTGACSLVVRDVSVAGS comes from the coding sequence GTGAGAGAGATCGCTCGTCGTCAGGACGTGGAGTCGATAGCCGAGTGGCTTCTTGGCGAGGCCAAACGCTCTCCTGATGTAGAGGGTGCGGATGTGTTCTATGTCGCCGGTGTGGGAAGCAGCCTTTCGCTCCGTGACGGGGCAATCGAGGAAGACTCGTCGGGGCTGTCCTGTGGCATAGGATTGCGGTCGCTTCTTTCCGACGGACGTCAGGGAGTCGCCTTCGTGAACGGTCTTGACCGGAGGATGATGGACTCTCTTGCGGAATGGAGTGTGCATAATGCCCGTACCTCCGTTGCGGATCCTCATGTGGGCCTGAGCGATCTTCTCGATCGAGGCGATGCGCCGAATCTGGACGTGGAAGATGAAGCAGTCTACGCGCTGACACGAGAGGATCGGCTTCGGGAGGCACATCAACTTCATTCCATGGTGGCGGGAAAGGACCCCAGGATCGTTTCGGTTCGCAGCGCTTTCTGGCACGACGGCTGGGGAGAATCTTTCTATGCGAACACCAACGGCTCCCGGTTGTGGCATCGGGGTACCGGCGTGGGATGTGGTGTGACTCTGGTCATGCAGGATGGAGAGGACATGGAGATGGGCGGCTCCGGAGAAGAACTCCGTTTTCTTGAGGATCTTCGGAGTGAAACGGTGGCGGCGCTCGCGGTGGAACACACCGCGAGGACTCTCGGCGGACGCCCGGTGCCGACGGGAAAATACACACTGGTGCTTTCCCGGGAGGTGACGGCCGCTCTCCTGGACGAGTTGGGGGAGCTTTTTCTCGCTTCGAACGTGCAAAAAGGAAGATCTCTCCTCAAAGGGAAAATGGGATTGACAATAGCACCTCCCTGCTTTTCCATCGTGGACGACGGGCGTCTTCCGCGGCAGCTCGGGACGGCTCCCTTCGATGGAGAGGGTGTGCCCACGGGGCGCACGCTCCTTTTGGACCGGGGATGTGTTGCTGCCTTTCTCTACGACCTGCGAAGCGCCCGAATAGACGGTGTCCGGAGTACCGGCAATGGAACAAGAGGCATCTCCTCCGTGCCCGATGTGGGAGCGACAAATCTCTTTCTCCTCCCCGGTACGGCTTCCCTGGAATCGCTCCTTCGGGATGCGCGGCAGGGCCTCTACGTGACGGAACTGCTTGGGTTGCATACGGTGGATACGGTGAGCGGCGAATTCTCCCTGGGAGCAAAAGGCGTGGTGATTCGGGAAGGTTCTCTCTCCGAACCTTTCGCGGGTGTGACCATGGCGGGTAATCTGTTGGAATTTCTCGAGCGAATCGTTGCCGTAGGGGAGGATCTCAAGTTTTTCGGGAGTACGGGAGCGTGTTCTCTGGTGGTGCGGGATGTTTCGGTCGCAGGTTCGTAG
- the ltaE gene encoding low-specificity L-threonine aldolase, whose translation MVIDLRSDTVTRPTEEMRKAMSAAEVGDDVYGEDPTVRRLEELAAGLTGHEAALFVTSGTQGNLVALLSHCARGDGAIVGKECHIYNYEGGGLAVLGGVMPLVVDDAGGLPSKEGVQALCRDENVHFAPARLLCLENTHNREGGNAADPVAYGELVRCAIDAGLAVHLDGARVFNAAVAWKVDVKEFTAAVDSVQICLSKGLGAPVGSVVCGSKEFIRQARHWRKRLGGGLRQAGVIASAGIVALERMVSRLAEDHGNAALLATLLREGGMSVESCAKPTNMVYVSLSPSLPGAREISERCGKRGVIFNPTTPRRFRLVTHFDVDEADVRKAAAVILEEARPS comes from the coding sequence ATGGTGATAGATTTGCGGAGTGACACGGTTACCCGCCCCACCGAGGAAATGCGCAAGGCTATGAGTGCCGCCGAAGTCGGGGACGACGTGTACGGGGAGGATCCGACGGTCCGGCGACTCGAGGAACTCGCTGCAGGACTTACGGGGCATGAAGCGGCGCTTTTCGTCACGTCCGGTACCCAGGGAAATCTGGTGGCTCTTCTTTCTCACTGCGCCCGGGGTGACGGCGCCATCGTGGGCAAGGAATGCCATATTTACAATTACGAGGGAGGGGGCCTTGCCGTTCTGGGAGGTGTAATGCCTCTTGTCGTGGACGATGCGGGCGGACTTCCATCGAAGGAGGGGGTCCAGGCCCTGTGCCGGGACGAAAATGTCCATTTCGCACCGGCCCGACTCCTCTGTCTGGAGAACACCCACAACCGCGAGGGAGGAAACGCAGCGGATCCGGTTGCCTATGGCGAACTCGTGCGCTGTGCCATTGACGCCGGTCTGGCGGTCCATCTCGATGGCGCCCGGGTCTTCAACGCCGCAGTGGCCTGGAAGGTGGACGTCAAGGAATTCACCGCCGCTGTGGATTCGGTGCAAATTTGCCTTTCCAAAGGGTTGGGTGCTCCAGTGGGTTCCGTGGTTTGCGGTTCGAAGGAGTTTATCCGCCAGGCAAGGCACTGGAGAAAACGCCTGGGCGGCGGTCTCCGTCAGGCGGGTGTGATTGCCTCCGCCGGGATCGTGGCCCTGGAGCGCATGGTTTCTCGGCTCGCCGAGGATCACGGAAACGCCGCTCTCCTCGCGACATTGCTCCGCGAGGGGGGAATGAGCGTGGAATCCTGCGCCAAGCCCACGAACATGGTGTACGTGTCGCTTTCTCCCTCCCTTCCCGGGGCCAGGGAGATCTCCGAACGGTGTGGAAAGCGGGGCGTGATTTTCAACCCCACCACCCCCCGACGTTTCCGGCTCGTCACACATTTCGACGTCGACGAGGCGGATGTGCGAAAGGCTGCGGCGGTTATTCTCGAGGAGGCTCGTCCTTCGTGA
- a CDS encoding PHP domain-containing protein, whose product MVKIDLHTHSTASDGTLMPEELVRRAKSHGVAVLSLTDHDTTLGLAAFLRACKKYNVRGVTGVELSAEAPFTLHILGYRFDPSCSFLEGALQDLRAQRDVRNRRICEVLQKLGMDVSLEEVEREAGGEVVARPHIARVLIRKGYAQDMRSSFGRFLGRGAPAYVPREKFSPESCIAMIQKCNGVAVLAHPGQTGLPEDQFERLLRDLTDLGLWGLECVSPHHTAREMYDFMRLAAKYGLFVTAGSDFHGANRPGVSLGVTVEDALLPWARLGIVM is encoded by the coding sequence ATGGTGAAGATCGATCTGCACACGCACAGCACGGCGTCGGATGGAACGCTGATGCCGGAAGAACTCGTTCGCAGGGCGAAGAGCCACGGTGTGGCGGTGCTTTCCTTGACGGACCACGATACGACCCTGGGACTTGCAGCGTTTCTCCGGGCCTGCAAGAAGTACAATGTCCGGGGTGTGACCGGGGTGGAACTTTCCGCGGAGGCGCCGTTTACGCTGCACATCCTTGGATATCGGTTCGATCCTTCCTGTTCCTTCCTGGAGGGGGCGCTGCAGGATCTTCGTGCGCAGAGGGACGTGAGAAATCGTCGTATCTGCGAGGTGCTGCAGAAATTGGGTATGGACGTCTCTCTGGAGGAGGTTGAGCGCGAGGCTGGTGGGGAAGTGGTGGCACGTCCTCACATCGCTCGAGTCCTGATACGGAAAGGATATGCCCAGGACATGCGCTCCAGCTTCGGCCGTTTTTTGGGAAGGGGAGCACCGGCCTACGTTCCCCGGGAGAAATTCTCGCCCGAGTCCTGCATTGCCATGATTCAAAAATGTAACGGAGTAGCGGTGCTGGCCCATCCCGGGCAGACCGGATTGCCGGAGGATCAGTTCGAACGCCTGCTGAGGGATCTGACGGACCTGGGGCTTTGGGGGCTTGAGTGCGTTTCTCCGCACCATACCGCCCGGGAGATGTATGATTTTATGCGCCTGGCCGCAAAATACGGATTGTTCGTCACCGCCGGATCCGATTTTCACGGTGCGAATCGCCCGGGAGTGTCCCTTGGAGTGACGGTCGAGGATGCACTGCTTCCCTGGGCAAGACTCGGCATCGTGATGTAA
- a CDS encoding chemotaxis protein CheW, translating to MAAVVDMDVKKRGKEQGASSGRERIILVFELFKENYGLDVNKVREIVRVPPTITRVPKAPHFVRGVINLRGTVIPVMDISQKMGGEPQSINSESRIVVVELEDILFGFLVDAVREVSNITDAQVESADSVESSVDKKYLLGVAKAGDGRLIVLLDLGALFEVSEISEEDGKTK from the coding sequence ATGGCTGCAGTGGTGGACATGGATGTGAAGAAAAGAGGCAAGGAACAGGGGGCGTCCTCCGGCCGCGAGCGGATCATCCTCGTTTTCGAACTATTCAAGGAAAACTACGGCCTTGACGTGAACAAGGTGCGGGAAATCGTCCGAGTTCCCCCAACCATTACACGTGTTCCGAAAGCACCTCATTTCGTCCGTGGTGTCATCAATCTCCGGGGGACGGTCATTCCCGTGATGGATATCTCCCAGAAAATGGGAGGAGAACCGCAGAGCATCAACAGTGAATCCCGTATTGTCGTGGTGGAGCTTGAGGACATTCTTTTCGGATTCCTCGTGGATGCCGTTCGTGAAGTGAGCAATATCACGGATGCGCAGGTGGAGTCCGCCGATTCGGTGGAATCGAGCGTGGACAAAAAGTATCTTCTCGGTGTTGCAAAGGCTGGAGATGGCAGACTCATCGTGCTTCTCGACCTCGGAGCACTTTTCGAGGTTTCGGAAATTTCCGAGGAGGACGGAAAGACCAAGTAG
- the deoC gene encoding deoxyribose-phosphate aldolase: MTDIELLEQKARQNAAKAEAGMFPSPEASSVPGSIAYPLLTPGATPEDISRHCDEAIQNGFASITVPLNSIPLAVELLSDSPITVGTMVGFPFGSVPLHIKEREIFSAIASGAQEINVVVDIAPLRQGKKQLLFEEMKTLREITEKKQLVFVLEVPFLNALETITAVRLASMAHADFVSTSSGFFGTASIAHASILASASPEGLLVKTVGEIRTLRHAQALLSLGIARIEIPKAPDLFHTVAAR, encoded by the coding sequence ATGACGGATATCGAACTGCTCGAACAAAAGGCCCGACAGAACGCGGCAAAAGCCGAGGCAGGGATGTTCCCGTCCCCGGAAGCGTCTTCCGTGCCAGGATCCATTGCCTATCCGCTTCTTACTCCCGGAGCGACACCGGAGGACATCTCCCGACACTGTGACGAGGCGATCCAGAATGGCTTTGCCTCCATCACAGTACCGTTGAACTCCATTCCTCTCGCCGTGGAACTTTTGAGCGATTCCCCGATAACTGTGGGAACCATGGTGGGATTTCCCTTTGGATCAGTTCCGCTGCACATCAAGGAACGGGAGATTTTCTCCGCCATCGCTTCCGGAGCCCAGGAAATCAACGTCGTCGTCGACATCGCACCACTGCGTCAGGGAAAGAAACAACTCTTGTTCGAGGAAATGAAGACACTTCGTGAGATCACGGAAAAGAAACAACTCGTCTTCGTTCTTGAGGTTCCTTTCCTGAACGCTCTCGAGACGATCACCGCGGTCCGTCTTGCATCTATGGCACACGCTGATTTCGTCAGCACATCCTCGGGGTTTTTCGGCACTGCATCCATCGCCCACGCATCCATCCTCGCCTCGGCATCACCGGAAGGGCTTCTCGTGAAGACCGTCGGAGAAATCCGAACACTCAGACACGCACAGGCGCTTCTCTCCCTGGGAATAGCCCGTATCGAAATCCCCAAGGCGCCGGACCTGTTCCACACTGTCGCGGCTCGCTGA
- a CDS encoding macro domain-containing protein — translation MTRECRVGTTIIRLCLGDIAEYDGDAVANAANDRLWMGSGVAGALKRKGGDEIEIEAMRLGPIPRGSAVCTGGGRLKAKFVIHAAVMGQDLVTSGELIRQATESVLTLCDDRNMRRVALPAFGTGVGGFSPEECARIMLSQIFFHLGEEETDLEEIALFLYDETTFNVFERILCEVK, via the coding sequence GTGACGCGGGAATGTCGGGTTGGTACGACGATCATTCGTCTCTGTCTTGGGGATATTGCGGAATACGACGGCGACGCCGTCGCGAATGCCGCCAATGACCGGCTTTGGATGGGAAGCGGCGTCGCTGGGGCTCTCAAGCGCAAGGGGGGCGACGAGATAGAAATCGAGGCGATGCGTCTCGGTCCCATTCCCCGTGGAAGCGCCGTCTGCACGGGAGGCGGAAGGCTCAAGGCCAAGTTCGTGATCCATGCCGCCGTCATGGGGCAGGATCTGGTCACTTCGGGGGAACTCATCCGCCAAGCGACCGAAAGCGTTCTCACCCTTTGCGACGATCGGAACATGCGCCGGGTCGCTCTCCCCGCCTTTGGGACAGGCGTGGGCGGCTTTTCTCCGGAGGAATGCGCGAGGATCATGCTCTCTCAGATTTTTTTCCACCTCGGAGAGGAAGAAACGGATCTGGAGGAAATTGCCCTCTTTCTCTACGACGAAACAACCTTCAACGTGTTCGAGAGAATTCTTTGCGAGGTGAAATAA
- the proS gene encoding proline--tRNA ligase — protein MARNITSRETDYSQWYLDVIKAAELADYAPVRGCMVVRPNGYALWENIQQQFDRRFKETGHVNAYFPLLIPNSFLEKEAKHVEGFAPECAVVTHAGGEELEEPLVVRPTSETVIGHMYSKWVQSWRDLPILINQWCNVMRWEKRPRLFLRTSEFLWQEGHTAHATSEEAMEETLKMLEVYRETMVDELALPVIPGEKSEGERFPGADNTYTCETMMSDKKALQAGTSHFLGQNFAKAFDIKFQSMAGTLEHAWTTSWGVSTRLIGAIIMTHSDNDGLILPPRVAPVQTVILPISPDEATLQEKLLPDAREMAATLCKVLGMQRAQVDTQFHMRPGDRFFFHLQRGVPLRLELGERERAEGVVRYVRRDTGERGDIARDAVVEKIPMLLEEIQKELLRRATEFRVANTVSVSSMDEFKDVLENCGGFLKAYFAGSREDEKTIKDATGATVRCFPLGDETRGTCFYTGKKDARLAIFAKAY, from the coding sequence ATGGCCCGTAACATCACATCCAGAGAAACGGACTACTCGCAATGGTATCTCGACGTCATCAAGGCGGCGGAACTTGCTGATTACGCTCCCGTGAGAGGATGCATGGTGGTGCGCCCCAACGGGTACGCCCTTTGGGAGAACATCCAGCAGCAGTTTGACCGCCGGTTCAAGGAGACGGGGCACGTGAACGCCTATTTCCCCCTCCTCATTCCCAATTCTTTTCTCGAAAAGGAAGCCAAACATGTGGAGGGATTCGCCCCGGAATGTGCCGTGGTTACCCACGCGGGGGGCGAAGAACTGGAGGAGCCCCTTGTGGTCCGTCCCACCTCCGAGACCGTCATCGGCCACATGTACAGCAAGTGGGTTCAGTCCTGGAGGGATCTTCCCATTCTGATCAACCAGTGGTGCAACGTCATGCGCTGGGAGAAACGTCCTCGTCTCTTTCTCCGCACCTCCGAATTTCTTTGGCAGGAGGGGCATACCGCTCACGCCACCAGCGAGGAGGCCATGGAAGAAACCTTGAAAATGCTCGAAGTCTACCGGGAGACCATGGTGGACGAACTTGCCCTTCCGGTCATTCCCGGTGAGAAATCCGAGGGCGAACGCTTCCCCGGGGCGGACAACACCTACACATGTGAAACCATGATGAGCGACAAGAAGGCCCTTCAGGCCGGGACAAGCCATTTCCTGGGTCAGAACTTCGCCAAGGCCTTCGACATCAAGTTTCAGAGCATGGCGGGAACGCTCGAGCATGCCTGGACGACCAGTTGGGGTGTCTCCACGCGCCTTATCGGCGCCATCATCATGACTCACTCGGATAACGACGGGCTCATTCTGCCTCCTCGAGTGGCGCCCGTTCAGACGGTGATCCTCCCCATCTCTCCCGACGAGGCGACACTACAGGAAAAACTCCTCCCCGACGCGAGGGAGATGGCGGCAACCCTCTGTAAAGTCCTTGGAATGCAGCGCGCCCAGGTAGACACGCAGTTTCACATGAGGCCGGGCGACCGCTTCTTCTTCCATCTCCAGAGAGGTGTTCCCCTGCGGCTCGAACTGGGCGAGCGCGAGCGTGCCGAAGGGGTGGTGCGGTATGTCCGCCGCGACACGGGTGAGCGCGGCGACATTGCCCGGGATGCCGTTGTGGAGAAGATTCCGATGCTCCTTGAGGAAATCCAGAAGGAACTGCTGCGGCGGGCGACGGAATTCCGCGTCGCCAACACCGTTTCCGTTTCGTCCATGGACGAATTCAAGGACGTGCTGGAGAACTGCGGAGGTTTTCTCAAGGCCTATTTCGCGGGAAGCCGGGAGGACGAGAAGACCATCAAGGATGCCACGGGCGCGACGGTGCGTTGTTTTCCCTTGGGAGACGAAACTCGAGGGACGTGTTTCTACACGGGAAAGAAGGATGCCAGACTCGCCATTTTCGCCAAGGCGTACTGA
- a CDS encoding patatin-like phospholipase family protein: MLKRLAALFLVLFCSAGVIEADEGQALSPKEMGGVVLALSGGGTKGLAHIGVLQVLEKEGIPVVGIVGTSMGAIMGGLAASGYSGTDLERVVLDLDIAALLQDRTVPAAGQKGKPDQAFFRIDFDKDNKPTGPLGVINGTRLLNKLLSLVAHAPVVHFDDLPIPFAAVATDLETGEMVILREGGLATAMRASMAIPGVFEPWPMGGRLLVDGGLVANIPVRVAKEVFPGYPVIAVDVSSGLRSRSRLRFVTDVLDQGITIMTRKNIEEDLAEAALVLRPAVGDFSTLGTGNEKEIVRAGRKAAEDALQGLRTVASSAPLPGERRRVPAPLVKGVRVEGVPPVTKSFLERTYASWIGEPVDPAVILDACVIIGERDDVGAVGYQLDPVPGGVEVVLLAQEAAPYSVLIDGYTSNLDSHRWLYLTGLGRNLFREGDLLRADLFLSDNLGLEARYFSPVSGYRRQEIAFSVRHWETETRNAGSFEWDRYTLGISRTQWWGLLEMEWGIFGEYVQSGVADEHNWGPQMTFRYGDLDDLADPTRGSSIVASLWWADCSEFLWSLDFTWVKPLREDMRLLVAGGVTGGNSGNPVHGAYLGSPDDLRSLGGSPLYGDYAAWFRVAVRRLLWKGGFGSLYGDFFAAKGAIFNDSWTEQESPWEIGVALSMPGQFLGGSVMVLYDDRGHWTFGFELGGPYQGHKLIP; the protein is encoded by the coding sequence ATGTTGAAACGGCTAGCGGCGCTGTTTCTTGTGCTCTTCTGCTCCGCGGGTGTCATCGAGGCGGACGAGGGACAGGCACTTTCTCCAAAGGAGATGGGCGGAGTGGTGCTCGCGCTTTCCGGCGGAGGGACCAAGGGACTCGCCCACATCGGTGTCCTCCAGGTCCTCGAAAAAGAGGGCATCCCCGTGGTGGGGATCGTGGGAACGAGCATGGGAGCCATCATGGGAGGACTCGCTGCCTCGGGGTATTCCGGAACGGATTTGGAACGGGTCGTTCTGGATCTGGACATTGCGGCACTCCTTCAGGACAGAACCGTTCCTGCGGCCGGACAGAAGGGCAAGCCGGACCAGGCTTTTTTCCGTATCGACTTCGACAAAGACAACAAGCCCACAGGGCCTCTCGGCGTCATCAACGGAACGCGCCTGCTCAACAAGCTCCTCTCGCTCGTTGCACATGCCCCGGTGGTCCACTTCGACGATCTTCCCATTCCCTTCGCTGCCGTTGCGACTGATCTTGAGACGGGGGAGATGGTTATCCTCCGGGAAGGTGGGCTTGCCACAGCCATGCGTGCGTCCATGGCGATTCCGGGTGTCTTCGAGCCCTGGCCCATGGGAGGCCGGCTTCTTGTGGACGGAGGCCTCGTCGCCAATATTCCCGTTCGTGTCGCCAAAGAGGTTTTTCCAGGGTACCCCGTCATTGCTGTGGATGTCTCCAGCGGGCTGCGCTCCCGTTCGAGACTTCGTTTTGTCACGGACGTTCTCGACCAGGGGATCACCATCATGACGCGAAAAAACATCGAGGAGGATCTCGCCGAGGCGGCCCTCGTGTTACGCCCTGCCGTGGGCGATTTTTCCACGCTCGGAACAGGCAACGAAAAGGAGATCGTCCGGGCGGGAAGAAAGGCCGCGGAGGATGCACTCCAGGGCCTCCGAACCGTTGCGTCCTCTGCGCCGCTCCCGGGAGAGCGGCGGCGCGTTCCCGCTCCTCTGGTAAAAGGCGTTCGGGTGGAGGGTGTGCCTCCCGTGACGAAGAGTTTCTTGGAGCGCACCTACGCGTCCTGGATAGGGGAACCCGTGGACCCTGCAGTCATTCTCGATGCCTGCGTTATCATCGGAGAGCGGGACGACGTGGGAGCGGTGGGCTACCAGCTTGATCCCGTTCCGGGAGGTGTGGAAGTGGTTCTTCTCGCCCAAGAGGCGGCTCCCTACTCGGTGCTCATCGACGGGTATACCTCGAATCTGGATTCTCATCGGTGGCTCTACCTGACGGGATTGGGCCGGAATCTCTTCCGCGAAGGCGACCTTCTGCGGGCGGACCTATTCCTGAGCGACAACCTCGGTCTCGAGGCACGCTACTTTTCACCCGTCTCAGGTTACCGACGGCAGGAGATCGCTTTTTCAGTACGTCATTGGGAGACCGAGACGCGCAATGCCGGTTCCTTCGAGTGGGACCGATACACGCTGGGAATTTCCAGGACGCAATGGTGGGGTCTTCTCGAGATGGAATGGGGAATTTTTGGCGAATACGTACAATCCGGTGTGGCGGATGAGCACAACTGGGGTCCCCAGATGACGTTTCGGTATGGTGATCTCGACGATCTCGCCGATCCAACCCGAGGAAGTTCGATTGTCGCTTCCCTCTGGTGGGCGGATTGCAGTGAGTTTCTCTGGAGCCTTGATTTCACGTGGGTGAAACCCCTTCGGGAGGACATGCGTCTCCTTGTGGCGGGGGGAGTCACGGGAGGGAATTCTGGGAACCCGGTTCACGGTGCGTACCTCGGTTCTCCCGACGATCTTCGCTCCCTGGGAGGTTCGCCGCTGTACGGGGATTACGCGGCGTGGTTTCGTGTGGCGGTGCGCCGCCTCCTTTGGAAGGGCGGATTCGGTTCGCTCTACGGCGACTTTTTTGCCGCCAAGGGTGCCATCTTCAACGACAGTTGGACCGAGCAGGAATCCCCCTGGGAGATCGGCGTGGCACTTTCCATGCCGGGGCAGTTCCTGGGCGGATCGGTCATGGTCCTTTACGACGACCGCGGTCACTGGACCTTCGGTTTCGAGCTGGGAGGTCCCTACCAGGGGCATAAGCTGATTCCCTGA
- a CDS encoding SDR family NAD(P)-dependent oxidoreductase, which yields MRRRAFITGGTGGIGQATVLLLAEKGIDVAFTYTSNEEKAKQLVSDVEKRGGSCLAYRADVTRMEEIAAAAVDAGGRFGGIDYLVNNAGVLGKATLLLDIDETDWDHVLSVNLKGGFLATKCILPYMMGREGACIVNVSSIAGKNGGTMGVHYAASKAGLLGFTFHLAQELLNLGVRANAVAPGPVDTGMLDSETRERLRELSPLGRIAYPAEIATAILFLLENRYVNGEVLDVNGGRYMD from the coding sequence ATGCGGCGAAGAGCATTCATCACGGGAGGAACAGGCGGCATCGGGCAGGCCACGGTGCTTTTGCTGGCAGAGAAAGGGATCGACGTGGCTTTTACCTACACCAGCAATGAAGAGAAGGCAAAGCAGCTCGTCTCCGACGTTGAAAAACGGGGAGGAAGCTGCCTCGCCTACAGGGCCGACGTCACGCGCATGGAGGAAATCGCCGCCGCTGCGGTGGATGCGGGAGGGCGTTTCGGCGGCATCGATTATCTGGTGAACAATGCGGGCGTGCTCGGGAAAGCGACTCTGTTGCTGGACATCGACGAGACGGACTGGGATCACGTCCTTTCCGTGAATCTCAAAGGAGGATTTCTCGCCACAAAGTGCATCCTCCCCTACATGATGGGCAGGGAAGGGGCGTGTATCGTCAACGTGAGCAGCATCGCCGGAAAGAACGGGGGGACCATGGGAGTCCACTATGCAGCGAGCAAGGCGGGGCTTCTCGGCTTCACTTTCCATCTCGCCCAGGAACTGCTCAATCTGGGAGTCCGGGCCAACGCGGTGGCTCCGGGTCCGGTGGACACAGGCATGCTCGACAGCGAGACCAGGGAGCGGCTCCGAGAACTCTCCCCTCTGGGGCGCATTGCGTACCCTGCGGAAATCGCCACTGCAATTCTTTTCCTTCTCGAAAACCGGTACGTGAACGGCGAGGTGCTTGATGTCAACGGAGGGCGCTATATGGACTGA